DNA from Rhodothermales bacterium:
CGGCCGCGAAGCCGGCGGGCCGGGACTATCGATCTACAACACCACCAAGTCCGCCCTGATCAGCATGGCCAAGATTCTGGCTATCGAGGTGGCCGGCGATGGGATCCGCGTAAATACCGTCGCCCCCGGCTCGATCCGCTTCCCGGGCAGCAGCTGGGACAAACGCTGCATCGACGACCCTGAGGGCATGGCGAAATTCGTCGAACAAAACCTCCCCATCGGCCGCTTCGGAACGGCGGAGGAGGTGGCGGATGTGGTGACGTTCCTCGTCAGCGATCGCGCCAGCCTGGTAACCGGCGCATGTATTACGGTGGATGGATCCCAGTCGCGCTCGTTGATTTGAGAAGAGGCTTAGCTCGACTTTGTCCATGCGAAATAGAGATATTGCGCTCTAGAATTGGCCTTTCGAAATAAATCTGATATTTTTCAATGTCCTTTGTTGGGTGCGACATTTAAAAAATACATCCTCCGCATCGGGGAAAACTCCGGGCCGGCTATGAGAGGGCGTCGCTACGCGACGCGCGCCCGCGCCAGTATCTGTAAACTGTTTCGAGGGCAACTCCTCAACGTGCTTCTCGGAATTGGGCAAAGTCGAGCTTAGAAACTGTAGAGATTGCCACAACCCATTGCATTTACTGATGGCTTAATTCATCGTTTCTTTCAGATGATCCGATAATCGGAGCGACAATGCGACGAGCGTCAGGGTGGGGTTAGCTGCTCCCGCAGTCGTGAATGCGGCGGCGCCGGCCACGTAGAGATTCGACAGACCATGCACCTTACAGTTGACGTCAACAACGCCCTGTTTGGAATCCTCATGCATACGCGTGGTGCCCATGTGATGCCATCCGGTCCCCAGGAAAGGAGGCCACACGTCGTCCGGTTCTTCCACCCAATCCATGATCATAATGCGGCCGAATCCATGCCGGCCAACTTCCTCGCCGAGGGTATGATAGAAGTCGCGGATGGTGCGTTTGTCCAGATTGGTTAATTGCCAGTTCAGTTGCACACGCGGAACTCCCAGCTCGTCCCGCTCAGGGCCTAATGTGATTCTGGAAGCAGGATTTGGCGCCTGTTCAATACGGGTGAACAGGCGAAAAATCGTGCTTTCCGTTGAAATGGTCGGGGTTTTTTCCCCGGCTTTTATCCGTTCCAGATTGTCGTCGAACTGATCCTTAAACACTTTTGCATTCGGATACTGGCGCTGAATGTTACTACGAATATCCGCCGTCTCCGTACTGGTTGCGGGATAAAGTCCGGCCGTGATATTTAGAATACGCAGTTCCTCCTGAGTGGCCCGGTTCAGCGTGAGTTCGCCTCTGTAGTTTCTCGATGCGAATCCCAAATTCTGCATATACAGATCCAGGTTTCGCGTCTCGGGAATCGCCAGAAAGGCAGAACTCACCTCCGGGTGGTCCATAAAGAATCTCCCTACAAGATCCAGGTCGTTTCCCAGTCCGTTGCGAGCCTGTCTGTTCGACGCCAGCAAGAGGCGAGCATTCTGAATCGTTCCCGTTGCCAGCGCATACACACGGGCCTTCACGCGGTGTTGTTTACCGTTGAGGCATTTAATCTCCAGTTCATCCACCGAAGAGACAGATTCATTGGCGGCGATGTTTGTGACGGCCGCATACGTGTACAGATGAATGTTTTTTGCCGAGACGATGTCTTCTCGATACCGGGTTCCGAACCGCGTCGGGGGGCTCAGTTGCCACATCTTCGTGTAGACTTTCGCCTTGTCGAACGGAAGCTGTGGCCTGATCGGCTCCTTCTTTTCCCAGTATTCAGTGCTATATTCATACGGCCCGAGTTCGAGCCATTTATGCGCCCGAGCGTAGAAAACATCCAGGTCCTTTCGCTGGATCGGCCAACCGCTATGCGGCACCCAGTCTCGCTTGATAAAGTCGACTTCATCATACGGCGAACACATTCCCGCCCAGTGGCCTGTAGTCCCCCCAAACATGTGCATGCGCGTCGATTGGAGTAGATGATAGTCGCGGCCTGTAGTTTCGCCGGCATATCGATCCTGCATCTCCGTGTCGTAATCAAATCCACCTCCTTCCAGGAGAATGACGTTGTAAGGGGTGCCCACGCATTCGAGCGCCATACTTATGCCGGCGGCGCCGGCTCCAACAATACAGATATCGCCTTCGATGAGCGATCCATCCTCGAGTGTTCGGGCATCAATGTGCATCGCCGTTTAGTCTGGCTATAGTTCGTGTGAAAGCGTGTAGCTCACAAAAGTCACTTCCCGACTATCGGGCGACCAGGAAGGGACGTTGATCGTTCCCTGTCCACCAAAAAACTGGGCGAGTGCGCGGATCTCACCACCACCCACGGGCATCAGCAGCAACATTACACCTTGATTTGCCGGAAGCCCTTCGACGTGTGGATCGTAGGAGAGGAACACGATCCACTTCCCGTCCGGTGATGGATGGGGAAACCAGTCATTGAGGCGTCATGAGTCATTTGTTCTTCTTCGCTTCCATCGGCTTTCATTCGGTAGATATGAATGGTGTCCGTGCGGACGGAGTTGAAGTAAATGTACGCGCCATCGGGGGAGTAGTCCGGCTCATCATCCAGCCCGGGTGCTTCTGTTCGTGTAGTCCGGTTCGCTGTAGGAAATGGTGCCGGGGATGGCAATATCTCCGATGTCTGTGTGGCCCTCGAATTGACCGAGTTCTGACGTACACGATGCCAATAACGTGACAGCAATTAACACTAAACCAGTTCTTAAATGGGGTTTCATGGTGATGGATGTTGGGGTGTGAGCATTCGATTGGACCGTAAGCCGTCCGTGTAACACGTGAATCACTACTCTATTTTTCTTTTTGTAGGGTTATCAGGTAACCGCATCCGTAGCGCTTAGGGTAAGAAGCACGAGCTGTCCGATGCCTGCAAAGACCCCTTCCAGGAGCCAGTCCGTGATCTCAATTTCACCATCATCTTGCAGCCAATGCGTTCGGCAAACTAAGCACCTTTGTCAACGGGTCCGCCGCATAGCAGGCCCACTGATGTAGGTTCAGGGGCGTCTAGCCGGCAGCGAAGCCCGATAACGCGTTATGTCGGTCAATAGCAGTCTGGCCTGCGTTCCCCAGCCGCCAATGAGAACATCCGTCTTGCCGTCTCCGTCCAGGTCGCCCGATCCCATGCTCCAGCTGCGCCCGACCGTGATGCCGGGGACGACATCGAGCGTGACGTCCGTGAAGGTCCCTTTGCCATCGTTCTGCCAGGCTCGAAGTTGGAGAGGGACGAAGCCGGGGACCTGGATGGCCCCCACGAGGAGATCTGGCGCACCGTCGTTGTTAAAATCGACAACGCTCGCGGCCCAACTCGAGAAGGTGTGAGCCGGCAGGCGCTGCTCCGTTTCATCGCGGAAATTTCCCTCGCCATCATTTACCAAAAGGCGCGTCTGGGGGTCCTTGTCCCACGCCTGATTGTTGCTGGTGATGTTGAGGAATACGATGTCGTTGTTCCCATCCCCGTTGACGTCTAACACATGTACCTCGCGGGTCTCCATGGGCACGCGCAGATCTAAACGGTCGGACGCATCGGTGAAGTGACCGTCCCCGCTATTGATCAGCAAACGATTGGGATAGGAAGGACTGGCGATGACGAGGTCGAGATGGCCGTCCCGGTCCATGTCTGCCAGGGCCAATCCCTCGGTCTGGTCGTCGGATTGCGGCAGGTGCGTTCCGGAGGCGTCGATGAAGTGACCCGGACGATCCGGATTGTTGAGAAATAGCAGATTGTGGGCAGGGTAGAGCTTCATGCCGGGTCCGAAGCCCTTCTCGCCGGTGCTGCCAACCACAATGTCCGGCCGGCCGTCCCCGTTGACGTCGCCGACCGC
Protein-coding regions in this window:
- a CDS encoding FAD-dependent oxidoreductase; its protein translation is MHIDARTLEDGSLIEGDICIVGAGAAGISMALECVGTPYNVILLEGGGFDYDTEMQDRYAGETTGRDYHLLQSTRMHMFGGTTGHWAGMCSPYDEVDFIKRDWVPHSGWPIQRKDLDVFYARAHKWLELGPYEYSTEYWEKKEPIRPQLPFDKAKVYTKMWQLSPPTRFGTRYREDIVSAKNIHLYTYAAVTNIAANESVSSVDELEIKCLNGKQHRVKARVYALATGTIQNARLLLASNRQARNGLGNDLDLVGRFFMDHPEVSSAFLAIPETRNLDLYMQNLGFASRNYRGELTLNRATQEELRILNITAGLYPATSTETADIRSNIQRQYPNAKVFKDQFDDNLERIKAGEKTPTISTESTIFRLFTRIEQAPNPASRITLGPERDELGVPRVQLNWQLTNLDKRTIRDFYHTLGEEVGRHGFGRIMIMDWVEEPDDVWPPFLGTGWHHMGTTRMHEDSKQGVVDVNCKVHGLSNLYVAGAAAFTTAGAANPTLTLVALSLRLSDHLKETMN
- a CDS encoding VCBS repeat-containing protein, which encodes MITPFAEAQQLTVRDPATDAFTPIPERPSSLFVDATSTHVPLAPSLHSSHSVFVDVNNDGHLDVAVSVEHGVNRLYMNDGTGKLSYQPDAFGIVSHDNEHVGAADFDGDGNMDVVFVAESDETHQLFLGDGKGGFEDASDRLPATSQGNALAVGDVNGDGRPDIVVGSTGEKGFGPGMKLYPAHNLLFLNNPDRPGHFIDASGTHLPQSDDQTEGLALADMDRDGHLDLVIASPSYPNRLLINSGDGHFTDASDRLDLRVPMETREVHVLDVNGDGNNDIVFLNITSNNQAWDKDPQTRLLVNDGEGNFRDETEQRLPAHTFSSWAASVVDFNNDGAPDLLVGAIQVPGFVPLQLRAWQNDGKGTFTDVTLDVVPGITVGRSWSMGSGDLDGDGKTDVLIGGWGTQARLLLTDITRYRASLPARRP